The Zingiber officinale cultivar Zhangliang chromosome 9A, Zo_v1.1, whole genome shotgun sequence genome window below encodes:
- the LOC122020783 gene encoding ER lumen protein-retaining receptor-like gives MNAFRLAGDMTHLFSIILLLLKIRTTKSCAGISLKTQELYVIIFIARYLDLFTKYYSLYNSMMKVVFLGTSICIVWYMRYHKVVRQTYNKNEDTFQHFFLLVPCFVLALLIHHSFTIIEILWTFSIYLEAVAILPQLVLLQRSRNIDNLTGNYVFFLGAYRALYLLNWMYRFFTENHQFRWIPWLSGLVQTALYADFFYYYIMSWKNREKFKLPA, from the exons atgaatGCGTTCAGGTTAGCGGGGGATATGACCCATCTCTTCAGCATCATATTGCTCCTTCTCAAGATCCGGACCACGAAATCTTGTGCCG GCATATCACTTAAGACTCAAGAGTTGTATGTCATCATATTCATCGCACGATATCTTGACTTGTTCACAAAGTATTATTCACTCTATAACTCTATGATGAAAGTTGTATTCCTTGGCACCTCCATTTGCATAGTTTGGTATATGCGATACCATAAAGTTGTTAGGCAGACATACAACAAGAATGAAGATACTTTCCAGCATTTTTTCCTCTTGGTACCATGTTTTGTGTTGGCTCTTCTGATACATCATTCGTTTACCATCATTGAG ATTTTATGGACATTCTCAATTTATCTTGAAGCTGTTGCAATCTTACCGCAATTGGTTTTGTTGCAAAGGTCAAGAAACATAGACAATTTGACAGGAAACTATGTTTTCTTTCTGGG GGCTTATAGGGCGTTGTACTTGTTGAATTGGATGTATCGATTCTTCACTGAGAACCACCAGTTTCGCTGGATAC CTTGGTTATCTGGACTGGTTCAAACGGCTCTTTATGCCGATTTCTTTTACTACTACATAATGAG TTGGAAGAATCGAGAAAAATTCAAGCTTCCTGCTTGA
- the LOC122020102 gene encoding protein NRT1/ PTR FAMILY 8.3-like: MENDDGVSLESGERSPLLDKSQSSRHFEDNGSEEIDQRSEPQSVTSISKAPPIILAFSFLEGIAFNGIGINLVLYLGSVLHWPISSSAANVSFWGGTTYFTPLLGGLLADTYFGNYRTIVISIILYLLGLVIVTLSATIPSLTPPSCDGNSCQPATAFQTFVFFSGLYVIAFGTGGTRAALLPFGADQFNEEKPIEMRKKVSFFSYFYVCSMLGLLFSGTFIVWIQQNVSWAIGFGISTFCMVIASGGFLLGTSTYKLTMPTGSPLKSLLQVIVATVRKMHVETPTDPNLLYVVNQEKSCKRRLAHTDEFRFFDKAATISNLERSNDYAQSSWTICTVTQVEELKILLRMLPIWATSVVYTAACTQMNSTFIQQGNAMNTRIGSFTIPPASLSSFGVICVMIWVFIYIRVIAPVVERFTSNGAGLTNLQRMGIGRFTMVIAMLTAGFIETIRLKSVKHGQLISIGWQFPQYFIISGSEVFNYITQLEFFYAQAPDSMRSICTAFALLSTALGNYLSSFIVTVVSAATASDGNPGWIPDDLNKGHLDYFFYGLAGICTINFCIYAFVARNYRLKQVIEEY; the protein is encoded by the exons ATGGAGAACGATGATGGAGTTTCTTTGGAAAGTGGCGAAAGAAGTCCTCTGCTGGATAAG AGCCAATCATCAAGGCATTTTGAAGACAATGGTTCTGAGGAGATCGATCAAAGATCTGAGCCACAAAGTGTAACTTCTATCTCCAAGGCACCACCAATAATCTTAG cattTTCGTTCCTGGAAGGTATTGCTTTCAATGGCATTGGCATAAACTTAGTTTTGTATCTTGGTTCTGTCCTTCATTGGCCTATTTCTTCAAGTGCTGCAAATGTTTCCTTTTGGGGTGGAACTACATATTTCACACCACTGCTTGGTGGCCTCCTCGCTGACACCTATTTTGGAAATTACAGGACAATTGTAATATCCATCATATTGTACCTACTT GGGTTGGTGATTGTTACTTTATCTGCCACTATTCCATCATTAACACCTCCTTCATGTGATGGAAATTCATGTCAACCTGCAACTGCATTCCAAACGTTTGTGTTCTTTTCTGGGTTATATGTTATTGCCTTTGGGACTGGTGGAACCAGAGCAGCCTTGCTGCCCTTTGGTGCAGACCAATTTAATGAGGAGAAACCGATAGAAATGAGAAAGAAAGTATCCTTCTTCAGTTATTTTTATGTATGTTCCATGTTAGGATTGCTCTTTTCTGGTACTTTCATAGTTTGGATACAACAAAATGTCAGCTGGGCAATTGGATTTGGGATTTCAACATTTTGCATGGTTATAGCTTCTGGAGGCTTTTTACTTGGAACTTCAACATACAAGTTAACGATGCCAACTGGCAGTCCTTTGAAGAGTCTTCTTCAGGTTATTGTAGCTACTGTAAGGAAGATGCACGTGGAAACTCCAACCGACCCTAATTTACTTTACGTGGTAAACCAAGAGAAATCGTGCAAGAGGCGATTGGCACATACTGACGAATTCAG ATTCTTTGACAAGGCAGCTACTATTTCAAATCTGGAGAGAAGCAATGATTATGCCCAGAGTTCATGGACCATTTGCACTGTAACTCAAGTGGAGGAGCTGAAGATACTTCTGCGGATGCTACCAATCTGGGCAACAAGTGTTGTGTATACTGCAGCATGCACTCAAATGAATAGCACTTTCATCCAACAGGGTAATGCAATGAACACAAGGATTGGATCCTTCACCATCCCCCCTGCATCACTTTCCTCCTTCGGAGTGATATGTGTCATGATCTGGGTTTTCATTTACATCAGGGTTATAGCCCCAGTAGTTGAGAGGTTCACTTCAAATGGAGCTGGACTTACTAATCTGCAGAGAATGGGAATTGGCCGCTTTACGATGGTCATAGCGATGCTAACAGCTGGATTTATCGAAACAATTAGACTGAAGAGTGTGAAGCATGGTCAGCTGATAAGCATAGGGTGGCAATTTCCCCAGTACTTTATTATCTCAGGTTCGGAGGTCTTCAATTACATCACGCAGCTCGAGTTCTTCTATGCACAGGCACCCGATAGCATGCGGAGCATCTGCACAGCATTCGCCTTGCTCTCAACTGCACTGGGAAATTACTTGAGCTCTTTCATAGTCACAGTCGTTTCTGCTGCTACAGCAAGCGACGGAAATCCTGGGTGGATCCCAGATGATCTGAACAAGGGGCACCTTGATTACTTCTTCTACGGTCTTGCAGGAATCTGCACAATAAATTTCTGCATTTATGCTTTTGTTGCCAGGAACTACAGGCTGAAGCAGGTCATAGAAGAATACTGA